From the genome of Fusobacterium varium, one region includes:
- the metK gene encoding S-adenosylmethionine synthase, translated as MKNLTYFTSEFVSPGHPDKVSDQISDAVVDACLADDPNSRVACEVFCTTGQVVVGGEITTTTYIDIQDIVRSKIDEIGYKEGMGFDSNCGVLSAIHAQSPDIAMGVDIGGAGDQGIMFGGAVKETPELMPLALVLAREILVKLTKMTRAKELPWARPDAKSQVTLAYDENGKIDHVDTVVVSVQHNPDVTQAQIREEVIEKVIKPVLKSYELKPEEVKHFHINPTGRFVIGGPHGDTGVTGRKIIVDTYGGFFRHGGGAFSGKDPSKVDRSAAYAARWVAKNIVAANLADKCEIQLSYAIGVVEPTSVKVDTFGTGKVDEYALAEAVKKVFDLTPRGIERALELRSGKFKYQDLAAFGHIGRTDLDLPWEKIDKVEELKKVLNK; from the coding sequence ATGAAAAATTTAACTTATTTCACATCAGAATTTGTGTCACCTGGTCACCCAGATAAGGTATCAGATCAAATTTCAGATGCAGTAGTAGACGCATGTCTTGCTGATGATCCGAATTCAAGAGTAGCATGTGAAGTATTTTGTACAACAGGACAAGTTGTTGTAGGAGGAGAAATTACAACTACTACTTATATAGATATTCAAGACATTGTAAGAAGCAAAATAGATGAAATTGGATACAAAGAAGGAATGGGATTTGATTCAAATTGTGGAGTACTTAGTGCTATTCATGCTCAATCACCAGACATAGCTATGGGAGTAGATATTGGAGGAGCAGGGGATCAAGGAATAATGTTTGGAGGAGCTGTAAAAGAAACTCCAGAATTAATGCCATTGGCTCTTGTATTAGCTAGAGAGATACTAGTAAAATTAACTAAAATGACTAGAGCAAAAGAACTTCCATGGGCAAGACCAGATGCAAAATCACAAGTAACTTTAGCTTATGATGAAAATGGAAAAATAGATCATGTTGATACAGTGGTAGTATCTGTACAACATAATCCAGATGTAACTCAGGCTCAGATTAGAGAAGAAGTAATAGAAAAAGTAATAAAACCAGTATTAAAATCATATGAGCTTAAACCAGAAGAAGTAAAACATTTCCATATTAATCCAACAGGAAGATTTGTAATTGGAGGACCACATGGAGATACAGGAGTAACAGGAAGAAAAATAATAGTAGATACATATGGAGGATTTTTCAGACATGGAGGAGGAGCTTTTTCAGGAAAGGATCCTTCAAAAGTAGATAGATCAGCAGCATATGCAGCAAGATGGGTAGCAAAAAATATAGTAGCAGCAAACTTGGCAGACAAATGTGAAATACAATTATCATATGCAATAGGAGTAGTAGAACCAACATCAGTAAAAGTTGATACATTTGGAACAGGAAAAGTAGATGAATATGCTTTAGCAGAAGCAGTAAAAAAAGTATTTGATTTAACACCGAGAGGAATAGAAAGAGCACTAGAATTAAGAAGTGGAAAATTTAAATATCAAGACTTGGCAGCATTTGGACATATAGGAAGGACAGATTTAGATCTTCCATGGGAAAAAATTGACAAAGTAGAAGAATTAAAAAAAGTTTTAAATAAATAA
- the mtnN_1 gene encoding 5'-methylthioadenosine/S-adenosylhomocysteine nucleosidase — translation MKKLIIMLLIICLATTVFAQKIALIGAMDSEIELLKNSMKNVTEVKIGAITYYEGTLEGKNIVLLKTGVGKVNAAIGADTVIREFEVESIIFTGVAGAIDNKLNIADIVISKDLVQHDVDLTAFGRPMGLIPGNNSIEFKADKNLIDIAYESAVKVLGKDKVKIGRIATGDQFIADKDRVKMIGEIFEASAVEMEGGAVAQVAQLYNVPFVVLRAVSDKADGSAKMTYEDFVVVAADNSANIVKEMLKRIK, via the coding sequence ATGAAAAAATTAATAATAATGTTATTGATAATTTGTCTAGCAACAACTGTTTTTGCTCAAAAAATTGCTTTGATAGGAGCAATGGATTCAGAGATAGAACTTCTTAAAAATTCTATGAAAAATGTAACAGAAGTAAAAATAGGGGCTATAACTTATTATGAGGGTACACTTGAAGGGAAAAATATAGTACTTTTGAAAACAGGAGTTGGAAAAGTAAATGCAGCTATTGGTGCAGATACTGTTATTAGAGAGTTTGAAGTTGAAAGTATAATATTTACTGGAGTAGCAGGAGCAATTGATAATAAATTAAATATTGCTGATATAGTTATATCAAAGGATTTGGTACAGCATGATGTAGATTTAACAGCTTTTGGCAGACCAATGGGATTGATACCAGGTAATAACTCTATAGAGTTTAAAGCTGATAAAAATTTAATAGATATTGCCTATGAATCTGCTGTAAAAGTTTTAGGAAAAGATAAAGTTAAAATAGGAAGAATAGCAACAGGGGACCAATTTATAGCTGATAAAGATAGAGTTAAAATGATAGGTGAAATTTTTGAAGCTTCTGCTGTAGAGATGGAAGGAGGAGCTGTAGCTCAGGTAGCTCAGTTATATAATGTACCATTTGTTGTATTGAGAGCAGTTTCAGATAAAGCAGATGGAAGCGCTAAAATGACATATGAAGATTTTGTTGTTGTTGCAGCTGATAATTCAGCTAATATTGTAAAGGAAATGTTGAAAAGAATTAAATAG
- the maeB gene encoding NADP-dependent malic enzyme: protein MPTVFERALEMHEKNKGKISIVSKVKVANKDDLSLAYSPGVAEPCRKIAENKEDVYKYTAKGNMVAVITDGTAVLGLGDIGPEAALPVMEGKCVLFKEFAGVDAIPICLDTKDPEEIIRTVKLLAPGLGGVNLEDISAPRCIEIETRLKKELDIPVFHDDQHGTAIVVAAGLINAFKVVGKKFSDAKVVVNGAGAAGSSITKLVRDLGAKEILVLDKPGILRRSDKESYDFSKRELAEITNPNDLAGDLAFAVQGADVFIGVSVGNILTTEMVKTMNKDAVIFAMANPTPEIMPEDALAGGAKIVGTGRSDYPNQINNVLVFPGLFKGALRAKSKKITEEMKLAAARGLASLITDEEMNENYIIPDAFDKRVADAVADAVEKVAKEQGICRD, encoded by the coding sequence ATGCCAACAGTATTTGAAAGAGCATTGGAAATGCATGAAAAAAACAAAGGGAAGATATCAATAGTTTCAAAAGTAAAAGTAGCTAATAAAGATGACTTGAGTCTTGCTTATTCTCCAGGAGTAGCAGAACCATGTAGAAAAATAGCAGAGAATAAAGAAGATGTATATAAATATACAGCTAAAGGAAATATGGTTGCAGTTATTACTGATGGAACAGCAGTATTAGGACTTGGAGATATTGGTCCAGAAGCAGCTCTTCCAGTAATGGAGGGAAAATGTGTATTATTTAAAGAATTTGCAGGGGTAGATGCAATTCCTATTTGTTTAGATACTAAAGATCCAGAAGAAATAATAAGAACTGTAAAATTACTAGCTCCAGGTCTTGGAGGAGTAAATTTAGAAGATATTTCAGCACCTAGATGTATAGAAATAGAAACTAGATTGAAAAAAGAATTGGATATTCCTGTATTTCATGATGATCAGCATGGAACTGCAATAGTAGTTGCTGCTGGATTGATTAATGCTTTTAAGGTTGTAGGGAAAAAGTTCTCTGATGCTAAAGTTGTAGTAAATGGAGCAGGAGCAGCAGGAAGCTCTATAACAAAACTTGTAAGAGATTTAGGAGCAAAAGAAATATTGGTTCTTGATAAACCAGGAATCCTTAGAAGAAGTGACAAAGAATCTTATGATTTTTCTAAAAGAGAATTAGCTGAAATAACTAATCCTAATGATCTTGCTGGAGATTTAGCATTTGCAGTACAGGGAGCAGATGTTTTCATTGGAGTTTCTGTAGGAAATATTCTTACTACTGAAATGGTAAAAACAATGAATAAAGATGCTGTTATATTTGCAATGGCAAATCCTACTCCTGAAATAATGCCAGAAGATGCTTTGGCTGGAGGAGCAAAAATAGTGGGTACTGGAAGATCAGATTATCCTAATCAAATAAATAATGTTCTTGTATTCCCAGGATTATTTAAGGGAGCTTTAAGAGCAAAATCTAAGAAAATAACTGAAGAAATGAAACTTGCAGCAGCAAGAGGACTAGCTTCTCTTATTACTGATGAAGAAATGAATGAAAATTATATTATTCCAGATGCTTTCGATAAAAGAGTTGCAGATGCAGTTGCAGATGCAGTTGAAAAAGTAGCAAAAGAACAAGGAATATGTAGAGATTAA
- the ycnE gene encoding Putative monooxygenase ycnE produces the protein MIVVYAKSIVPEKNIDKYLEIAKKLAEETRKEKGNIFYEMVQDKNNRSVLAFIEKWENMEVLNKHMKTQHFTTFVPQLNELREGESELTIHEILF, from the coding sequence ATGATAGTTGTATATGCAAAATCTATTGTACCTGAAAAAAATATTGATAAATATTTAGAGATAGCAAAAAAATTAGCAGAGGAAACAAGAAAAGAAAAAGGAAATATTTTTTATGAAATGGTACAGGATAAAAATAACAGAAGTGTTCTTGCCTTTATAGAAAAATGGGAAAATATGGAAGTTTTAAATAAACATATGAAAACTCAACATTTTACTACATTCGTTCCTCAATTAAATGAATTAAGAGAGGGAGAATCAGAACTTACTATACATGAAATTCTATTTTAA
- the metH_1 gene encoding Methionine synthase, which produces MCKNSDTLTINDGDKSWSISFTRGKIKNKDIGISDFFNKKDFIGAFVISVTSSLFLQDNYMSIMENILLTRIAEAASEFLESYLKEKNIWIPNIRPAIGYPSIPDHSIKKTIFEIVDGEKTGASLTSNYAMLPLSTVCGIYISNPKSFYFSL; this is translated from the coding sequence ATGTGTAAAAATTCAGATACCTTAACAATAAATGATGGAGATAAAAGCTGGAGTATATCTTTTACAAGAGGAAAAATAAAAAATAAAGATATTGGAATAAGCGATTTTTTCAACAAAAAAGATTTTATAGGAGCTTTTGTTATTTCAGTAACTAGTTCTTTATTCCTTCAAGATAATTATATGAGTATAATGGAAAATATTCTTCTCACAAGAATCGCAGAGGCTGCTTCTGAATTTTTAGAAAGTTATTTGAAAGAAAAAAATATTTGGATACCTAATATCAGACCTGCTATAGGCTATCCATCAATTCCAGATCATTCCATCAAAAAAACTATTTTTGAAATCGTTGATGGAGAAAAAACAGGTGCCTCACTTACTAGTAATTATGCTATGTTGCCATTGAGTACTGTATGTGGTATTTATATTTCAAATCCAAAAAGTTTTTATTTTAGTTTGTAA
- the metH_2 gene encoding Methionine synthase encodes MYPNAGLPNENGEYEETPEITTGYLKELVDKKQVNILGGCCGTHFSHIKAIADLVKNKEPRPIIVKENKCFLSGNEIYNFNNKFTVIGERNNVAGSKIFKTLIEEKNYIKALEIARLQIEKGAAVLDINLDDGLLIPHEEMEKFLRIIQNDPIVSKVPIMIDSSDFLTIETALKNIAGKSIVNSISLKEGEESFRKKARIIKKYGAAVVVMAFDEKGQGISFERKIEICNRSYKLLKEENFSDSDIIFDPNILAIGTGSKDDRYNGLNFLKTIQWLKENLSYCGISGGLSNLSFAFRGNNSLRAAIHSLFIEAAKEKGMNFAIMNPGEKAPQLTSDERDIILALINGNTESLDSILELAAKLKNASVNLKPNSSSTNKMINNDFESLKDRIERALIYGGSTTFDTDINTALKNMTPLDIIQNILMKGMDKIGILFEKGELYLPQLIRSASVMNKAVDILKPHMKVKADIRIKGKILMATVEGDVHDIGKNIAGTVLKCNGYEVIDLGVMVSKEKILEEAIKNSVDIITLSGLISPSLKEMEKTLSLLNENKISIPVLVAGAATSKLHTAVKLEPFYKKRTFHTTDALDTLTMINKLIYGDKEVFMEEKTKELENLCSIYLNTKKENSEKEICLKDNFSSEIVLPNQLGKQYLEFTLERIEKYINWNFLLHNMKVKNTPLEEQTLGDAKHIFDKMKENNIKIRCSFGIFPCVKIQIP; translated from the coding sequence TTGTATCCAAATGCTGGACTTCCTAATGAAAATGGTGAATATGAAGAAACTCCTGAAATAACAACTGGATATTTAAAAGAATTAGTAGATAAAAAACAAGTGAATATTCTAGGTGGATGTTGTGGAACACATTTTTCACATATCAAAGCAATAGCTGATTTAGTAAAAAATAAAGAACCCAGACCTATTATTGTTAAAGAAAATAAATGTTTTTTATCTGGAAATGAAATATATAATTTCAATAATAAATTCACAGTAATTGGTGAAAGAAATAATGTAGCTGGTTCTAAAATATTTAAAACATTGATTGAAGAAAAAAATTATATAAAAGCTTTAGAAATTGCTCGCTTACAAATAGAAAAAGGAGCTGCTGTTTTAGATATCAATCTTGATGATGGATTATTAATACCCCACGAAGAAATGGAAAAGTTCTTAAGAATAATCCAAAATGATCCAATAGTTTCAAAAGTTCCTATAATGATAGATTCATCAGATTTTCTCACTATTGAAACTGCTTTAAAGAATATAGCTGGAAAATCAATAGTAAATTCTATTTCTCTAAAAGAAGGTGAGGAATCCTTCAGAAAAAAAGCCAGAATAATAAAAAAATATGGGGCTGCTGTAGTAGTTATGGCTTTTGATGAAAAAGGGCAGGGAATATCTTTTGAAAGAAAAATAGAAATCTGTAATCGTTCATACAAATTATTAAAAGAAGAAAACTTTTCTGACTCAGATATAATTTTTGATCCAAATATACTTGCTATTGGTACTGGAAGCAAAGATGATAGATACAATGGATTAAATTTTTTAAAAACAATTCAATGGCTAAAGGAAAATCTTTCATATTGTGGTATTAGTGGTGGACTTAGCAACTTATCTTTTGCTTTTAGAGGAAATAATTCATTGAGAGCAGCTATACATTCTCTTTTTATTGAAGCTGCAAAAGAAAAAGGAATGAATTTTGCTATAATGAATCCTGGTGAAAAAGCACCCCAGCTTACTTCAGATGAAAGGGATATAATTTTAGCATTGATAAATGGAAATACAGAATCTCTTGATTCTATATTAGAACTTGCTGCAAAATTAAAAAATGCTTCTGTTAACTTAAAACCTAATAGTTCTTCCACTAATAAAATGATAAATAATGATTTTGAATCTTTAAAAGATAGAATAGAAAGAGCTCTTATTTATGGGGGAAGTACAACTTTTGACACAGATATAAATACTGCTCTAAAAAATATGACTCCATTGGATATAATACAAAATATCTTAATGAAAGGTATGGATAAAATAGGTATTCTTTTTGAAAAAGGTGAACTATATCTTCCACAGCTTATAAGATCAGCAAGTGTTATGAATAAGGCTGTGGATATTCTCAAACCTCACATGAAAGTAAAAGCCGATATAAGAATAAAAGGTAAAATTCTTATGGCCACTGTTGAAGGAGATGTCCATGATATAGGTAAAAATATTGCTGGAACAGTTTTAAAGTGTAATGGTTATGAAGTAATAGATTTAGGAGTTATGGTAAGTAAAGAAAAAATATTAGAAGAAGCTATAAAAAACAGTGTAGATATTATTACATTAAGTGGTCTTATCAGTCCTTCATTAAAAGAAATGGAAAAAACTTTATCCCTTTTAAATGAGAATAAAATATCTATTCCTGTTCTTGTGGCAGGAGCAGCTACATCGAAATTGCATACTGCTGTTAAATTAGAACCCTTTTATAAAAAAAGGACTTTTCATACTACAGATGCTTTGGATACTCTCACAATGATAAATAAACTTATCTATGGTGATAAAGAAGTATTTATGGAAGAAAAAACAAAAGAGCTTGAAAACCTTTGCAGCATATATCTAAATACTAAAAAAGAAAATTCTGAAAAAGAAATCTGTTTAAAAGATAACTTTTCTTCAGAAATTGTACTTCCAAATCAATTAGGAAAACAGTATCTAGAATTTACTCTTGAAAGAATTGAAAAATATATCAATTGGAATTTTCTTTTACATAATATGAAAGTTAAAAATACTCCTTTAGAAGAACAGACATTAGGTGATGCTAAACATATTTTCGATAAAATGAAAGAAAATAATATAAAAATAAGATGTTCATTTGGAATTTTTCCATGTGTAAAAATTCAGATACCTTAA
- the metH_3 gene encoding Methionine synthase codes for MINELKKRILVLDGATGTAIQKYNLSEIDFQGKKGCNEILNISRPDIIKEIHTGYIKAGADIIETNSFNCNRISLKDYGIEDMSYTLSKKGAELAREIADNFYKTSGKKIYVAGSIGPTSKSLSLPVGDNPYERELNFDQMKNIYSEQIEGVIDGGADCILIETIFDGLNAKAALIAAEELFEKKNIQLPIMISATVNKQGKIFSGQSIESLIVALDRPSIISFGLNCSFGAKDLIPMIKK; via the coding sequence ATGATAAACGAACTAAAAAAAAGAATACTGGTATTAGATGGGGCTACAGGAACAGCTATTCAAAAATATAACCTTTCAGAGATTGATTTTCAAGGAAAAAAGGGGTGTAATGAAATTCTAAATATTTCAAGACCTGATATTATTAAAGAAATACATACTGGTTATATAAAAGCTGGAGCTGATATCATTGAAACTAACTCATTTAATTGTAACAGAATATCTCTAAAAGATTATGGAATAGAAGATATGTCCTATACACTTTCAAAAAAAGGAGCTGAATTAGCTAGGGAAATAGCAGATAATTTCTATAAAACTTCTGGAAAAAAAATATATGTTGCTGGTTCTATTGGTCCCACAAGTAAAAGTCTTTCCCTTCCAGTTGGAGATAATCCTTATGAAAGAGAACTTAATTTTGATCAAATGAAAAATATCTATTCCGAACAGATAGAAGGTGTCATAGATGGTGGTGCTGACTGTATATTGATAGAAACTATATTTGATGGGTTAAATGCTAAAGCTGCACTTATAGCTGCTGAAGAGCTTTTTGAAAAGAAAAATATTCAACTTCCAATTATGATTTCTGCAACTGTAAATAAACAAGGAAAAATCTTTTCAGGACAAAGCATAGAATCATTAATTGTTGCTCTAGATAGACCTTCTATCATTTCCTTTGGACTTAATTGTTCCTTTGGAGCTAAAGACCTTATTCCAATGATAAAAAAATAG
- the metF gene encoding 5,10-methylenetetrahydrofolate reductase: MKISELFKRKKTIVSFEVFPPNSIYSLEDVYSSIDELAKLQPDFISVTYGAGGATRGNTVEIASKIKNNNKIEALAHLTCLGAKKNEIDDILKQLRANNIENILALRGDKPKDSTPIGEGDFKYAQDLISYVKEKREFSIGGAYYPEGHLETNDLLDLFNLKRKVDSGTDFLISQIFFDNESFYRFRDKLNKLQINIPLVAGIMPVTNAKQIRKITSMCGCSIPEKFQKILNKYENNTQALKEAGTAYATEQIIDLITSDIDGIHLYTMNKVDTAKKIMANIAHIREISGGNR, encoded by the coding sequence ATGAAAATTTCAGAATTATTTAAAAGAAAAAAAACAATTGTATCCTTTGAAGTATTTCCACCAAATAGTATATATTCTTTGGAAGATGTTTATTCTTCTATTGATGAACTTGCAAAATTACAACCTGACTTCATTAGTGTCACATATGGAGCTGGTGGGGCTACCCGAGGAAATACAGTAGAAATTGCTTCAAAAATTAAAAATAATAATAAAATAGAAGCTTTAGCACATCTCACATGTTTGGGAGCTAAAAAAAATGAAATTGATGATATATTAAAACAATTAAGAGCCAATAATATAGAAAATATCCTTGCTTTAAGAGGAGATAAGCCTAAAGATTCTACTCCTATAGGAGAAGGAGATTTTAAATATGCACAAGATCTTATTTCTTATGTTAAAGAAAAAAGAGAATTTTCAATAGGTGGAGCATATTATCCAGAAGGTCACCTAGAAACAAATGATCTTCTTGATCTTTTTAATCTAAAAAGAAAAGTAGATTCTGGAACTGACTTCTTAATTTCACAAATATTTTTTGACAATGAATCTTTTTATCGTTTTAGGGATAAGTTAAATAAGCTTCAAATAAATATACCATTAGTTGCAGGTATAATGCCTGTCACAAATGCAAAACAAATAAGAAAAATAACTTCAATGTGTGGATGCAGTATTCCAGAAAAATTTCAAAAGATATTAAATAAATATGAAAATAATACTCAAGCATTAAAAGAAGCTGGAACTGCATATGCCACTGAACAGATTATAGATTTAATAACATCTGATATTGATGGAATACATTTGTATACTATGAATAAAGTAGATACAGCTAAAAAAATAATGGCAAATATTGCACATATAAGAGAAATTTCTGGAGGTAACAGATAA
- the ugpC gene encoding sn-glycerol-3-phosphate import ATP-binding protein UgpC, protein MKKCGIILIKGYRKGVDMRGVILKNVEKVYPNGFKAVHGIDLEIKPGEFMVLVGPSGCAKSTMLRMIAGLEDITSGELWIEGKISNTLPPKDRGIAMVFQNYALYPHMSTYENMAFGLKMAKFPKKEIDKRVRETAERLEISDILDRKPKEMSGGQKQRVALGRAIVREPKVFLFDEPLSNLDAKLRVSMRVRITQLHKELLKEGKETIMIYVTHDQVEAMTMGDRICVLNKGKVMQVDTPMNIYNSPINKFVAGFIGSPAMNIVEGELLEENGDIVVKLDADTYLALDKKKYEKLKNNIGEKIWFGIRPENIKVSDEIDKTKNRIEGIVSAVENMGNEVYIYFKIGEKEFTARASTNVIENVSFGKKLFFDFNMLNIHIFHYKTEKNISK, encoded by the coding sequence GTGAAAAAATGTGGTATAATTCTTATAAAAGGATATAGAAAAGGAGTAGATATGAGGGGAGTTATTTTAAAAAATGTTGAAAAAGTATATCCTAATGGCTTTAAAGCTGTTCATGGAATAGATTTAGAAATAAAACCTGGAGAATTTATGGTATTGGTAGGACCTTCAGGGTGTGCTAAATCAACCATGTTGAGAATGATAGCTGGGCTGGAAGATATAACAAGTGGAGAATTATGGATAGAAGGTAAAATATCTAATACTCTTCCACCTAAGGATAGAGGTATAGCAATGGTGTTTCAAAATTATGCTCTTTATCCACATATGTCTACTTATGAAAATATGGCTTTTGGATTAAAAATGGCAAAATTTCCTAAAAAAGAAATAGATAAGAGAGTAAGAGAAACTGCTGAAAGACTTGAAATAAGTGATATTTTGGATAGAAAACCTAAAGAAATGTCAGGGGGGCAGAAACAAAGAGTAGCATTAGGAAGGGCCATAGTAAGAGAACCAAAAGTATTTCTTTTTGATGAACCTCTTTCAAATTTAGATGCTAAATTAAGAGTATCTATGAGAGTAAGAATAACTCAGCTTCATAAAGAGCTTCTCAAAGAAGGTAAGGAAACTATAATGATATATGTAACTCATGATCAAGTAGAAGCAATGACAATGGGAGATAGAATATGTGTGCTTAATAAAGGAAAAGTTATGCAGGTGGATACTCCAATGAATATATATAATTCTCCTATAAATAAGTTTGTAGCTGGATTTATAGGTTCGCCAGCTATGAATATAGTTGAAGGAGAACTTTTGGAAGAAAATGGAGATATTGTAGTAAAATTAGATGCAGATACTTATTTAGCTTTAGATAAGAAAAAGTATGAAAAATTAAAAAATAACATTGGAGAAAAAATATGGTTTGGAATAAGACCAGAAAATATAAAGGTGTCTGATGAAATTGATAAAACCAAAAATAGAATTGAAGGGATTGTCAGTGCAGTAGAAAATATGGGAAATGAAGTATATATATATTTTAAAATAGGAGAAAAGGAGTTTACAGCAAGAGCTTCTACAAATGTAATTGAGAATGTTTCATTTGGGAAAAAACTATTTTTTGACTTTAATATGTTAAATATTCATATTTTCCATTATAAAACAGAAAAAAATATATCAAAATAG
- a CDS encoding MORN repeat variant: protein MTNQYNKDGKKEGLWVKTYDNGRIQEEKNYVNGIREGEYKSYYMNGQIETHKFYKNGNIHGVYETFYSDGKLSSRRTLVNGETVGLYEEFFPNGKLKKSSEHVSNSTTTKNIKYFPNGQVKLDVNFKNGAMYGSYKEYFSNGVLYIECNYGENGKLDGVYKEYDAEGKLVKECYYSNGSEQFK, encoded by the coding sequence ATGACAAATCAGTATAATAAAGATGGTAAAAAAGAAGGACTATGGGTAAAAACTTACGATAATGGGAGAATTCAAGAAGAAAAAAATTATGTAAATGGAATTAGAGAAGGCGAATACAAATCATATTATATGAATGGTCAGATAGAAACACATAAATTCTATAAAAATGGAAATATTCATGGAGTATATGAAACTTTCTATAGTGATGGAAAGTTAAGTTCAAGACGTACTCTTGTGAATGGAGAAACAGTAGGACTTTATGAAGAGTTTTTCCCAAATGGAAAATTAAAAAAATCATCAGAACATGTAAGCAACTCAACAACAACAAAAAATATAAAATATTTCCCGAATGGACAAGTGAAACTTGATGTTAATTTTAAAAATGGAGCTATGTATGGTTCTTATAAAGAATATTTTTCAAATGGAGTTCTATATATAGAATGTAATTATGGAGAAAATGGAAAATTAGATGGTGTTTATAAAGAGTATGATGCTGAAGGAAAATTAGTAAAAGAATGCTATTATTCTAACGGCTCAGAACAATTTAAATAA
- the yvoA_1 gene encoding HTH-type transcriptional repressor yvoA, whose product MCDFDKNNKMPLYGQLMNFLLSEIECDKFKEHEKLPSERELCDKFSLSRDTVRQAIFQLEKMGYIYKKHGKGTFVASKQLKPDLYKFYDFTEEMKKLGKEAFSKVLSFEIIPADKYVANFLKIKENSNIHRITRLRLVDSVPLIFEKTYLPVEKFNCLHKDELSNSSLCNILKTRFSIKFSKGEETFYPITPDEEIIKHLNLMKFQPVIKIERVTFEDENPVMFTERIVRGDKFKYTIVTSF is encoded by the coding sequence ATGTGTGATTTTGATAAAAATAATAAAATGCCATTATATGGTCAATTAATGAATTTTCTACTTTCAGAAATAGAATGTGATAAATTTAAAGAACATGAAAAATTACCTTCTGAAAGAGAACTTTGTGATAAATTTTCTTTAAGCCGTGATACTGTAAGACAGGCTATTTTTCAATTAGAAAAAATGGGATATATTTATAAAAAACATGGAAAAGGAACTTTTGTTGCCTCTAAACAACTAAAACCTGATCTATATAAATTTTATGATTTTACTGAGGAAATGAAAAAACTTGGAAAAGAAGCTTTTTCTAAAGTTTTATCTTTTGAAATAATACCTGCTGATAAATATGTCGCAAACTTTTTAAAAATAAAAGAAAATAGTAACATTCATAGAATTACTCGTTTAAGACTTGTAGATTCTGTTCCACTTATTTTTGAAAAAACATATCTTCCAGTAGAAAAGTTTAATTGCCTTCATAAAGACGAATTAAGTAATTCATCTTTATGTAATATATTGAAAACTCGATTTTCAATAAAGTTTTCTAAAGGTGAAGAAACTTTTTACCCAATTACTCCAGATGAAGAAATAATAAAACATCTTAATTTAATGAAATTTCAACCAGTTATAAAAATAGAAAGAGTTACCTTTGAAGATGAGAACCCTGTAATGTTTACTGAACGAATTGTTAGAGGGGATAAGTTTAAATATACAATTGTAACTTCGTTTTAA